The Mercurialis annua linkage group LG2, ddMerAnnu1.2, whole genome shotgun sequence genome contains a region encoding:
- the LOC126669207 gene encoding uncharacterized protein LOC126669207 encodes MESSPATNNVIDVDEETVCVVNNGNNNAQLENEVKKRDLENGGSGEELGFRLAKKAKSGGEMQRVAEIVLVLSAMAGMRGGKNPTEAEVELMEEARAKLVEICTDLKPGDLVANGAIRRVIDDLGLNWKAADQRLGQFRGPTRVSIKDRVSGLKNKMEESKKFTVPSATYTSQMSQPGFGTVADNRGPSHSIRMFPSDKSVAPPLSSGGPPNSSASVHVSTATSASVTYYPVTGEVRASTVSAGLPGSYLGRDTSAFAGPRVEKPLFKPEGGSNGTSYAPQLQVNASASQPMMHSQPNQPRSLQSHPLSAKTTHEGTANMGTLQAASQAARGQAFRPLVAQSPSAILPSIHQPVQGVKFAQPQSHEIAKIVQKLLQPKLPEHPTWTPPSRDYMSKPLACEMCEVAANEVETVLICDACEKGFHLKCLEAANQKGMPRGGEWHCLKCLALSNGKPLPPKYGRVMRSITPPKGPSTSAGAQPSNLAGVQQYIQAGPQLHIPPGSQPPNSAGPQLSNQVGPQPSNPAGPQPSNLAGPQPSNPDGSNPAGLQPSNPAGIQPSNLGGSQLCDPAGFQTFDGLETQPSYVSGHQPSKPAGPQPSNSVGARPSNSAGFQPSNLAGAQPFNPAGAQPSNPAGAQPSNPAGAQPSNPAGAQPSSEEKKENVVQEVNQEKLTENGSSYLHRSALSSPMSATCAASDSMTHSLREMTSNSITLTVKGMDQGKCVGNDPNNMSKGAVSNSPFVSAISDSSIQLMQVSESREQDERSVSESKLQSPAILSEIIKSEISIPSNILQDTEQRELSNTGEVPMKTSQDNCMVDEFESVRGHKDCASAPDVKQCEHDVAHGNSVGSSEANDEARKNSGMSSSGVSNVKWNGSALKAADGKTFYESCSAGGVTYKVQDYALFKSSHEKPTPSKLQAMWEDIDTGFKWVTVRQCYFPADLPEAVGHPCAPESNEVYCSNHENCIKADLIEGPCEVLPPTKYQETSERRTQLETEGKNESRPVFLCKWFYDECKGTFQPVFS; translated from the exons ATGGAGTCTTCTCCTGCAACTAATAATGTCATCGACGTGGATGAAGAAACCGTTTGTGTCGTTAATAACGGTAATAATAATGCTCAATTGGAGAACGAGGTTAAAAAGAGGGATTTAGAGAATGGGGGAAGCGGAGAGGAATTAGGGTTTCGGTTggcgaaaaaggcgaaaagcGGAGGGGAAATGCAGAGAGTGGCGGAGATTGTTTTGGTGTTGTCGGCGATGGCGGGGATGAGAGGAGGGAAGAATCCGACGGAAGCTGAGGTTGAATTGATGGAGGAAGCTAGGGCAAAGTTGGTGGAGATTTGTACAGATTTGAAACCGGGAGATTTAGTTGCTAATGGTGCAATTCGGCGTGTTATTGATGATTTAGGGCTTAATTGGAAAGCTGCAGATCAGAGATTGGGTCAATTTAGAGGACCTACTAGGGTTTCTATTAAAGATAGAGTCTCTGGTCTTAAAAATAAG ATGGAAGAATCTAAGAAATTTACAGTACCGTCTGCTACATATACATCTCAGATGTCACAGCCAGGCTTTGGTACAGTGGCTGACAACCGTGGTCCGTCCCATTCCATTCGCATGTTTCCATCAGATAAATCCGTTGCTCCACCATTATCATCTGGGGGGCCTCCTAATTCTTCAGCTTCAGTGCATGTTTCGACAGCAACTTCTGCATCTGTAACTTATTACCCAGTCACTGGTGAAGTGAGAGCATCTACAGTTTCCGCAGGTCTACCCGGCAGTTATCTAGGAAGGGATACATCCGCGTTCGCAGGTCCTAGAGTTGAAAAACCACTTTTTAAACCAGAGGGAGGATCAAACGGGACTTCTTATGCTCCGCAACTGCAAG TGAATGCTTCTGCAAGTCAGCCAATGATGCATTCTCAGCCAAATCAACCCCGGTCTTTACAATCTCATCCTCTATCAGCCAAAACTACACATGAGGGAACTGCTAACATGGGTACATTACAGGCTGCTTCTCAAGCTGCAAGAGGTCAAGCATTTAGACCATTAGTTGCTCAAAGTCCATCTGCAATTTTGCCTAGTATACATCAACCTGTACAAGGTGTAAAGTTTGCTCAGCCACAATCacatgaaattgctaaaattgtccAGAAGTTGTTGCAACCAAAACTTCCTGAACATCCCACATGGACTCCACCTTCAAGAGATTATATGAGTAAGCCTCTAGCTTGCGAAATGTGCGAAGTTGCTGCCAACGAGGTGGAAACTGTGCTTATTTGTGATGCTTGTGagaaaggttttcacttaaaaTGTCTAGAAGCTGCGAATCAGAAAGGAATGCCAAGAGGTGGTGAGTGGCATTGTTTGAAATGCTTGGCTTTAAGCAATGGAAAGCCTTTGCCACCTAAATATGGGCGTGTCATGAGGAGTATAACTCCACCAAAAGGGCCTTCTACTTCAGCTGGAGCTCAGCCATCTAATCTGGCTGGAGTTCAGCAGTATATTCAAGCTGGACCTCAGCTGCATATTCCACCTGGATCTCAGCCACCCAACTCAGCCGGACCTCAGCTATCTAACCAAGTTGGACCTCAGCCATCTAACCCAGCCGGACCTCAGCCATCTAATCTAGCCGGACCTCAGCCATCTAATCCAGACGGTTCGAATCCAGCCGGACTTCAGCCATCGAATCCAGCTGGTATTCAGCCATCTAATCTAGGTGGATCACAGTTATGTGATCCAGCTGGATTTCAGACATTTGATGGACTTGAAACTCAGCCATCTTATGTATCCGGACATCAACCATCTAAACCTGCTGGACCCCAGCCATCTAATTCAGTGGGAGCTCGGCCATCTAATTCAGCTGGATTTCAGCCATCTAATCTAGCTGGGGCTCAGCCATTTAATCCAGCTGGGGCTCAGCCATCTAATCCAGCTGGGGCTCAGCCATCTAATCCAGCTGGGGCTCAGCCATCTAATCCAGCTGGGGCTCAGCCATCATcagaagagaaaaaagaaaatgtagTTCAAGAGGTCAATCAAGAGAAGTTAACAGAAAATGGCAGCTCTTATTTACACAGATCTGCATTGTCTAGTCCTATGAGTGCCACATGTGCAGCATCTGATTCAATGACGCATAGTCTAAGGGAAATGACTTCGAATAGTATCACATTGACTGTGAAAGGTATGGATCAAGGGAAGTGTGTTGGAAATGATCCAAATAACATGTCAAAGGGTGCTGTCTCTAATTCTCCTTTTGTTAGTGCAATAAGTGATAGCTCAATTCAGCTAATGCAAGTATCTGAATCACGCGAACAGGATGAGAGATCAGTTTCTGAATCAAAATTACAGTCCCCTGCTATTTTATCTGAGATAATTAAGTCTGAAATTTCCATACCTTCCAACATCTTACAAGATACCGAACAAAGAGAACTGTCAAACACTGGTGAAGTTCCAATGAAGACAAGTCAGGATAATTGTATGGTTGATGAGTTTGAGAGTGTTAGAGGCCATAAAGATTGTGCTTCAGCACCAGATGTAAAGCAATGTGAGCATGATGTAGCCCATGGAAATTCTGTTGGAAGTTCTGAAGCTAATGATGAGGCGAGAAAAAATTCTGGCATGTCTTCTAGTGGTGTCAGCAACGTTAAATGGAACGGCAGTGCACTTAAAGCAGCAGATGGAAAAACATTTTATGAGTCCTGTTCTGCTGGTGGAGTAACATATAAAGTGCAGGATTATGCTCTTTTTAAATCTAGTCATGAAAAACCGACACCCTCTAAGCTCCAG GCAATGTGGGAAGATATTGATACTGGATTTAAGTGGGTTACTGTGCGTCAATGCTACTTTCCAGCTGATTTACCTGAGGCTGTTGGCCATCCATGTGCCCCTGAAAGCAATGAG GTATACTGTTCTAATCATGAGAACTGCATAAAGGCTGACTTGATTGAAGGTCCATGTGAAGTCCTCCCCCCTACCAAGTACCAAGAAACCAGTGAAAGGCGGACCCAGTTAGAAACTGAGGGTAAAAATGAATCGCGGCCAGTCTTTTTATGCAA ATGGTTTTATGATGAGTGCAAAGGAACTTTTCAACCTGTTTTCAGTTAG
- the LOC126669449 gene encoding indole-3-acetate O-methyltransferase 1 isoform X1 has protein sequence MVPSRDNVVVSNLKLEKLLSMKGGKGESSYANNSQAQAIHARSMLHLLEETLDKVQLNSWTHEVPFQVVDLGCSSGNNTIYIVDVIIKHMIKRYESSGLDPPEFSAFFSDLSSNDFNTLFQGLPPLANYGGSMEECLAASGHRNYFAAGVPGSFYRRLFPSRSIDVFHSAFSLHWLSQVPESVIEKRSSAYNKGKVFIHGATESTASAYKTQFQCDLAAFLRARSQEIKRGGSMFLVCLGRTSPDPTDQGGAGLLFGTHYQDAWDDLVQEGLINSEKRDTFNIPVYAPSLQDFREVVEANGSFLINKLEVFKGGSPLVVDCPDDAAEVGRALATSCRSVSGVLVDAHIGDRLSDELFLRVERRASSHAKELLEKLQFFHIVASLSFA, from the exons ATGGTTCCTTCAAGAGACAACGTTGTTGTGTCTAATTTGAAACTTGAGAAATTGCTTTCCATGAAAGGTGGTAAAGGAGAGTCTAGCTATGCTAATAACTCACAAGCTCAG GCAATACATGCTCGATCCATGCTTCATCTTCTTGAAGAAACCCTAGATAAGGTGCAACTCAACTCGTGGACTCACGAAGTTCCGTTTCAGGTTGTGGACTTAGGATGTTCATCTGGAAACAACACAATCTACATCGTTGATGTGATCATCAAGCACATGATCAAGCGATACGAGTCGTCCGGACTAGACCCGCCCGAGTTTTCGGCTTTTTTCTCCGATCTTTCGAGCAATGACTTCAACACTCTCTTTCAAGGCCTTCCACCTCTGGCTAATTATGGAGGAAGCATGGAAGAGTGTCTAGCTGCTAGTGGTCACCGGAACTATTTTGCGGCCGGAGTTCCGGGATCTTTTTATCGGAGACTTTTCCCGTCAAGATCGATTGATGTATTTCATTCTGCATTTTCCTTGCATTGGCTATCTCAG GTACCAGAAAGCGTGATAGAGAAGAGATCGAGTGCATATAACAAAGGAAAAGTGTTCATCCATGGCGCAACTGAGTCAACAGCGAGTGCATACAAGACTCAGTTTCAGTGTGACCTGGCAGCATTTCTCAGGGCAAGATCACAAGAAATCAAGAGAGGTGGGTCCATGTTTCTTGTCTGCTTGGGTCGAACTTCGCCGGACCCCACAGACCAAGGTGGGGCAGGCCTTTTGTTTGGGACCCACTATCAGGATGCTTGGGACGATCTTGTGCAAGAG GGTCTAATAAATAGTGAAAAGCGTGACACTTTCAATATTCCGGTGTATGCACCAAGCCTACAAGATTTCAGAGAAGTGGTCGAAGCCAATGGCTCATTTCTCATAAACAAGCTCGAAGTATTTAAAGGAGGCAGCCCTCTAGTGGTCGATTGTCCGGACGATGCAGCCGAGGTGGGTCGGGCTTTAGCCACTAGCTGCCGGAGTGTTTCGGGAGTACTTGTGGATGCCCACATTGGCGATCGGCTAAGCGACGAGCTGTTTTTACGAGTAGAGCGCCGAGCATCAAGCCATGCTAAAGAGCTACTAGAAAAACTACAATTTTTTCATATAGTTGCATCACTTTCTTTTGCTTAA
- the LOC126669449 gene encoding indole-3-acetate O-methyltransferase 1 isoform X2, translating to MAPSGDNVAVSNLKLEKLLSMKGGKGESSYANNSQAQAIHARSMLHLLEETLDKVQLNSWTHEVPFQVVDLGCSSGNNTIYIVDVIIKHMIKRYESSGLDPPEFSAFFSDLSSNDFNTLFQGLPPLANYGGSMEECLAASGHRNYFAAGVPGSFYRRLFPSRSIDVFHSAFSLHWLSQVPESVIEKRSSAYNKGKVFIHGATESTASAYKTQFQCDLAAFLRARSQEIKRGGSMFLVCLGRTSPDPTDQGGAGLLFGTHYQDAWDDLVQEGLINSEKRDTFNIPVYAPSLQDFREVVEANGSFLINKLEVFKGGSPLVVDCPDDAAEVGRALATSCRSVSGVLVDAHIGDRLSDELFLRVERRASSHAKELLEKLQFFHIVASLSFA from the exons ATGGCTCCTTCAGGAGACAATGTTGCTGTGTCTAATTTAAAACTTGAAAAATTGCTTTCTATGAAAGGTGGCAAGGGAGAATCTAGCTATGCCAATAACTCACAAGCTCAG GCAATACATGCTCGATCCATGCTTCATCTTCTTGAAGAAACCCTAGATAAGGTGCAACTCAACTCGTGGACTCACGAAGTTCCGTTTCAGGTTGTGGACTTAGGATGTTCATCTGGAAACAACACAATCTACATCGTTGATGTGATCATCAAGCACATGATCAAGCGATACGAGTCGTCCGGACTAGACCCGCCCGAGTTTTCGGCTTTTTTCTCCGATCTTTCGAGCAATGACTTCAACACTCTCTTTCAAGGCCTTCCACCTCTGGCTAATTATGGAGGAAGCATGGAAGAGTGTCTAGCTGCTAGTGGTCACCGGAACTATTTTGCGGCCGGAGTTCCGGGATCTTTTTATCGGAGACTTTTCCCGTCAAGATCGATTGATGTATTTCATTCTGCATTTTCCTTGCATTGGCTATCTCAG GTACCAGAAAGCGTGATAGAGAAGAGATCGAGTGCATATAACAAAGGAAAAGTGTTCATCCATGGCGCAACTGAGTCAACAGCGAGTGCATACAAGACTCAGTTTCAGTGTGACCTGGCAGCATTTCTCAGGGCAAGATCACAAGAAATCAAGAGAGGTGGGTCCATGTTTCTTGTCTGCTTGGGTCGAACTTCGCCGGACCCCACAGACCAAGGTGGGGCAGGCCTTTTGTTTGGGACCCACTATCAGGATGCTTGGGACGATCTTGTGCAAGAG GGTCTAATAAATAGTGAAAAGCGTGACACTTTCAATATTCCGGTGTATGCACCAAGCCTACAAGATTTCAGAGAAGTGGTCGAAGCCAATGGCTCATTTCTCATAAACAAGCTCGAAGTATTTAAAGGAGGCAGCCCTCTAGTGGTCGATTGTCCGGACGATGCAGCCGAGGTGGGTCGGGCTTTAGCCACTAGCTGCCGGAGTGTTTCGGGAGTACTTGTGGATGCCCACATTGGCGATCGGCTAAGCGACGAGCTGTTTTTACGAGTAGAGCGCCGAGCATCAAGCCATGCTAAAGAGCTACTAGAAAAACTACAATTTTTTCATATAGTTGCATCACTTTCTTTTGCTTAA
- the LOC126668072 gene encoding putative BPI/LBP family protein At1g04970: MGIFLNLLVLSFLLILAPANTTTTTTHLQSADEGFISVILSNKGIAKDILVKKAVSSIIPLDLPDIEKSKKIRAIGKVDVVLSDIRINSVGIGSASVQTGEDGISLAVLGATADLTMNWKYSYKNWVVVISGSGAASVQVKDMEVGVTVSLREEDGTLKLSLMDCGCNVKDMSIKLDGGASWLYQLIVDAFEGPIASAIEKAISKKIKEGISKLDSRLHSLPKQYSVDHVSAMNVTFVGDPVLTNSSIEFDINGLFTALDNVFIPYDQYGKIQASRSSKCPAKMIRISLHEDVFNTAAAVYFNAGYMHWTVDRFPNQSVLNTSTWRFIYPQLYKQYPNDLMTLNISLTSPPEIKILYNNINTTIYLDVTVNVLDVNGAIAVACVSLVVKTSCSLHILSNKLVGILKLKNFTVSNKWSKIGDLHMHLIRPVAFAVLETIFIPYMNIHMMKGLPLPILHGFTLHNTEIHCKPSKMTICSNIAFSHWDYLSDQ, encoded by the exons ATGGGTATCTTCTTAAATTTATtggttttatcatttttattgattCTTGCTCCTGCGAataccaccaccaccaccacccaTCTTCAATCCGCCGATGAAGGGTTCATTTCTGTTATTTTATCCAACAAAGGTATCGCCAAGGATATTTTAGTAAAAAAGGCAGTGTCTTCCATAATTCCACTGGACTTGCCTGATATAGAAAAGTCTAAGAAAATCCGAGCTATCGGAAAAGTTGACGTTGTTCTTTCAGACATCAGAATAAATAGTGTTGGCATCGGCTCTGCTTCTGTTCAAACTGGAGAGGATGGTATTTCTTTAGCTGTTTTAGGTGCTACTGCTGATTTGACCATGAATTGGAAATATTCTTACAAGAATTGGGTGGTGGTTATTTCCGGCAGTGGAGCTGCTTCTGTTCAG GTTAAAGATATGGAAGTTGGGGTTACTGTTAGTTTAAGAGAAGAAGATGGAACTCTTAAGTTGTCTCTGATGGACTGTGGTTGTAATGTGAAAGATATGTCTATCAAGTTGGATGGTGGAGCATCTTGGCTTTATCAATT GATAGTAGATGCTTTTGAAGGACCAATAGCATCTGCAATAGAAAAAGCTATTTCCAAGAAGATCAAAGAAGGGATATCGAAACTCGACTCTCGATTGCATTCGCTTCCAAAGCAGTACTCTGTAGATCATGTTTCTGCAATGAATGTTACTTTTGTGGGTGATCCTGTGCTGACTAATTCTTCCATTGAATTTGATATCAATGGATTGTTCACCGCGCTGGACAATGTTTTCATTCCTTATGATCAATATGGAAAGATACAAGCTTCTCGTTCCTCAAAATGTCCGGCTAAGATGATTCGAATTTCATTACATGAAGACGTTTTTAATACAGCTGCAGCTGTATACTTCAAT GCAGGTTATATGCATTGGACTGTGGATAGATTTCCGAATCAATCCGTCTTAAACACATCGACATGGAGATTCATATACCCTCAACTGTACAAGCAGTATCCGAACGATCTTATGACACTTAACATATCACTAACTTCTCCACCAGAGATAAAAATTCTATATAATAATATCAACACCACCATTTACTTAGACGTGACCGTCAATGTTTTGGATGTGAACGGAGCTATAGCAGTTGCATGTGTATCGTTG GTAGTTAAAACTTCATGTTCTCTTCATATTTTGAGCAACAAGCTAGTTGGCATCCTAAAGTTAAAAAACTTTACCGTGTCGAATAAGTGGAGTAAAATCGGGGACCTGCATATGCATCTAATACGG CCGGTAGCTTTCGCTGTTCTTGAAACCATATTCATCCCGTATATGAATATTCACATGATGAAGGGATTACCTTTGCCAATTCTTCATGGATTTACACTTCATAATACTGAAATTCATTGCAAGCCTTCAAAGATGACGATCTGCAGCAATATCGCGTTCTCGCATTGGGATTATCTCAGTGATCAGTAG